From the genome of Leishmania donovani BPK282A1 complete genome, chromosome 10, one region includes:
- a CDS encoding protein kinase, putative, which produces MPPKKRKAVGSKRDATTATAAAAATAAKTRQRKTAGTKTAAASKKSTFKPAPKKRAAQLPCTSPAARMASKAATRKANIVKVTAASATKTKAAPAQKPSSSSSSHTSIRAESQQAANTPERGPTAEKIAVSSSERRKSSPSPQPPVAAEAAAATAPAPAARAHRKGATVKHPPRTDEELDDGGGIASSAAEEKTERTYRKDAHGNATAAPSTLTARTSTATRSSRPIVVVANNEDESEQEGNDGEDTIFFGSDVVDATRSDGDARQSQLDAPPPPHPSLAASTAAAVEQHLVTSPEVLPTHPLRLLHGGAGGRGGSSSSSSSSATLDLRGCPTPPPPLLQPAVRGTRKQTSDGNNNGADSPSRQSAESSPEALMADSESKPSSHRWQRQLLAGGTPATQRLREKDALQDGGHRQVGSPPAHAAETVKQLFTEPVRSISATSTPADDSPNGTLIMSHGSEEDGVEEADAPGLHRRQRQHHQHLPPPLDVSSIATHSDSESRWSVGRATEGPPLPPGSATAVTPPPLPSLVPRASSAGGAQLFHRHHRHNSGGVTDDLCRGTSTRLLSTQSSALKDDEASPSLQHKAMASAAQSIPAPAGRLRMGGNTSRQSSPSSSYVWLKRTAGGDAVEASHPAAPTSSAASTLFPAHPPFQQQQQQQQWSSYACPHLSFTSPSSSQLSRLADIDVITEADADAEGGHAATTTTPQRLRLREPPVWRSPQITQLPKSLSVSPVSLRGDSRKGGVKGDAASSLPQPLSQTQPAAHSVSAASSSTGEATQTLAQASANAAGGLQASLHVVPSGPTAAPAVSRPSTQLITKAAATRPIASPGTMWICLDDDDCAGDDSDSEGEGVVGEAKTAAPLHNGSDVPLISVKMEIDAETDAVYTPPEHTAAAAASPSPSGSSHKGGVAVGGEEQTEAPGRLRSRRPSPSKADSGGAGVRVDQSNIPVLSPAQARRRPPAEKSHPIAEILSPTFRPRRRPPDTSADPSHSLGAGSATHQRLASWPASHCYINLDDDTEDEDAEESPPRQRARNAHALDGAVYSAQPMSSASVADVLPALLRASTVTGADARSQLSLPLIIDDDDDEGVPEVGSETHTKESGDQEVRCEGLSPKPPKPKRGTCVEGANEVVANEEDDDGLLKSPQKPHVKDFIFPNRLDPELRPSSPLYRSIHAYQQQYQQQQQRAQGKEEEEHAARHAAAAASPLQEGVNADCRHLPQSAAIPVVIGNTKGASPDDVAAAGQAGHKRSRAKDAKTGAAAPALPDWGRPADTLLRDFFPTKFTKKSFMEAAKNVMSPMHFLEAGDFWAAFASAEFVGEGSFGLVWRCLTVDGDLVAVKSCPIILRTKANIEDSFSTIREIATMRFLSEMQVPYVLPLHSAFFVHAQEALPPLAQEALEWRQRLRKRAEEAALEVEVRLLARGGNRRASHTGAEEDIEDAPLTLEQQVAVQMERLTAAEGPEEQATRARLQSVRLPRFLSITHDDLTQSDATVFLVMELCDGDVEGISRSDGVAKGMVYCVSSALAAMHELGLLHLDLKPSNILFAYEHGPSQQRLQRFSASGPATDAVKFYLSDFGNCRLVGPDPMDEVQDSYGTFEYMDLRALRDAVCGRPTDAFSLGATLYELLYGRRLYPKCVDPRCRGEEDHSRECFVEAASQPVVLPTVGPPTTAAMVTPVTTIGLNAAAAGHARGPHANGGTGSTSGLICSGPALTPLQYLTLALLRKPWAERMTAEECRRYLVQTFHITQTEDSSP; this is translated from the coding sequence ATGCCTCCCAAGAAACGCAAAGCCGTGGGGTCGAAGAGAgatgccaccaccgccacggcggcagcagcagccacagcagcgaagaCGCGCCAGCGCAAGACGGCAGGAACGAAaaccgcagcagcttcgAAGAAGAGTACGTTCAAGCCGGCACCCAAGaagcgcgctgcgcagctgccctgCACCTCACCAGCCGCGCGGATGGCCTCGAAAGCTGCTACACGGAAGGCAAACATCGTGAAGGTCACCGCAGCTTCCGCAACCAAAACGAAGGCGGCTCCGGCACAaaagccaagcagcagcagcagcagccacacaaGCATTCGTGCCGAATCACAGCAAGCGGCAAACACCCCGGAACGTGGTCCAACAGCTGAGAAGATCGCCGTCTCTAGCTCAGAAAGGCGCAAGTCGTCACCGTCACCGCAACCGCCTGTTGCAGCtgaagcggcggccgcgacagcgccggcacctgcCGCCAGAGCACATCGAAAAGGCGCCACGGTCAAGCATCCTCCTCGAACAGACGAGGAActcgacgatggcggcggcatcgccagTAGTGCCGCTGAGGAAAAGACGGAGAGGACGTACAGAAAGGATGCACATGGCaatgcgacggcggcaccatcAACGTTAACAGCGCGGACATCAACGGCGACGCGATCGTCGCGGCCCATCGTCGTGGTAGCAAACAACGAGGATGAGAGTGAACAAGAGGGCAATGATGGCGAAGATACCATTTTCTTCGGCAGTGACGTGGTTGACGCCACAAggagcgacggcgacgctcgGCAGAGTCAGCTCgacgctccgccgccgcctcacccCTCACTTGCGGCGTCGAcggccgcagcagtggaACAGCATCTCGTCACGTCACCAGAGGTCCTGCCGACTCAtccccttcgcctcctccacggcggagctggcggtcgtggcggcagcagcagcagcagcagcagcagcgccaccctcGATCTCCGCGGCTGCCcgacaccgccaccgccgctgctgcagccggccGTGCGCGGCACCCGCAAACAGACATCCGACGGGAACAACAACGGCGCCGACAGTCCAAGCCGCCAAAGCGCTGAGAGCAGCCCAGAGGCCCTCATGGCGGACAGCGAGAGCAAGCCCAGCAGCcaccggtggcagcggcagttgcTAGCCGGTGGCACCCCCGCTAcgcagcgtctgcgcgaAAAGGACGCGTTGCAGGATGGCGGTCACAGACAAGTCGGCAGCCCTCCCGCGCATGCAGCGGAGACCGTCAAGCAGCTGTTCACCGAACCTGTGCGCTCCATCTCAGCCACTTCAACGCCCGCTGACGACTCGCCGAATGGCACACTCATCATGagccacggcagcgaggaagacggcGTCGAGGAAGCAGACGCTCCGGGACTTcaccgacggcagcggcaacaccaCCAGCACCTGCCACCTCCCCTAGACgtcagcagcatcgccaccCACAGTGACAGCGAGAGCCGATGGAGCGTGGGGAGGGCAACCGAggggccgccgctgccgccaggcTCTGCCACAGCTGTcacgccgcctccgctgccctCGTTGGTGCCGcgtgccagcagcgccggcggtgcgcaacTTTTCCATCGACATCACCgccacaacagcggcggcgtcacagATGACCTTTGCCGCGGCACATCAACGCGGCTGTTGTCGACTCAATCGTCGGCACTCAAGGACGATGAGGCTTCGCCGTCGCTTCAGCACAAGGCCATGGCGTCTGCCGCTCAGTCGATCCCCGCTCCCGCAGGCCGCCTGCGTATGGGCGGCAACACGAGCCGCCAgagctctccctcttcatcGTACGTGTGGCTGAAGCGGACGGCGGGTGGGGAtgcggtggaggcgagcCACCCCGCTGCGCCGACATCCTCGGCGGCCTCGACACTCTTCCCTGCTCACCCGCCcttccagcagcagcagcagcagcagcagtggtcGTCGTACGCCTGCCCTCACCTGAGCTTCACCTCACCATCCTCATCGCAGCTCTCAAGGCTCGCGGATATAGATGTGATAACGGaggccgacgccgacgccgaagGCGGTCACGCcgcgacgacaacgaccccgcagcggctgcggctgcgagaGCCGCCTGTGTGGCGTTCCCCGCAGATTACGCAGCTGCCCAAATCGTTGAGCGTCTCGCCGGTGTCTCTGCGCGGTGACAGCCGCAAAGGCGGTGTGAaaggcgacgccgcctcgtccCTACCCCAGCCCCTGTCACAGACGCAGCCCGCCGCGCACTCTGTGTCTGCAGCCTCCAGCTCCACGGGAGAAGCAACACAGACGCTCGCTCAGGCCTCTGCGAACGCGGCGGGTGGCTTACAGGCCTCACTGCACGTAGTGCCGAGTGGGCCGACTGCAGCACCGGCTGTCAGTCGACCGTCGACGCAGCTCATCAcgaaggcagcggcaacgcggccCATAGCTTCTCCTGGCACCATGTGGATCTGCTTGGATGACGACGATTGCGCCGGTGAtgacagcgacagcgaagGCGAGGGCGTTGTCGGGGAGGccaagacggcggcgccactccacaacggcagcgatgTTCCTCTCATCTCCGTGAAGATGGAAATCGACGCGGAGACGGACGCAGTATACACGCCGCCTGAACAcacagcggctgccgccgcatcgccttcgccgtcggGGTCGTCACACAAGGGGGGCGTGGCAGTGGGCGGAGAAGAACAGACAGAGGCCCCTGGGCGACTGAGAAGCCGACGCCCCAGCCCGAGCAAGgcagacagcggcggcgctggcgttcGCGTGGACCAGTCAAACATTCCCGTCCTGTCGCCAGCACAGGCTCGCCGCCGGCCACCAGCGGAGAAGAGCCATCCCATTGCCGAGATCTTGTCCCCCACCTTCCGCCCGCGTCGACGTCCACCAGATACGTCTGCCGATCCTTCACACTCgctcggcgctggcagcgccacccaCCAGCGGCTCGCAAGCTGGCCAGCGTCTCACTGCTACATCAACCTGGACGACGACacagaggacgaggacgccgaagaatcaccgccgcgccagcgcgcacgaAACGCGCATGCGCTCGACGGGGCGGTGTACTCAGCGCAGCCCATGTCGTCAGCGTCGGTTGCAGACGTCTTAcctgcgctgcttcgcgcaTCGACAGTCAccggcgcagacgcgcgctCTCAGCTATCCCTGCCGTTGATTatcgacgatgacgacgacgagggcgtGCCGGAAGTCGGCAGTGAGACGCACACGAAGGAGTCTGGCGATCAGGAGGTGAGGTGCGAAGGGCTgtcgccgaagccgccaaAACCGAAGAGAGGCACCTGTGTGGAAGGGGCGAACGAAGTCGTTGCCAACGAGGAGGATGACGACGGCCTGCTCAAGAGTCCGCAAAAGCCGCACGTGAAGGACTTCATCTTCCCAAACCGCTTGGATCCAGAGCTGCGCCCTTCCAGCCCCCTCTACCGGAGCATCCACGCGTACCAGCAGCAgtatcagcagcagcagcagcgggcacaggggaaggaggaagaggagcacgCAGCacggcacgctgccgccgctgcctcaccgctgcaggagggCGTCAATGCGGACTGCCGCCATCTACCGCAGAGTGCCGCAATCCCTGTGGTGATCGGCAACACAAAGGGCGCCTCACCCGACGAcgtcgcagcggccggcCAGGCAGGTCACAAACGCAGTCGTGCGAAGGACGCGAAGaccggggcggcggcgccggcgctgccggacTGGGGCCGGCCAGCCGACACGCTCTTGCGCGACTTCTTCCCAACGAAGTTCACGAAGAAGAGTTTtatggaggcggcgaagaaTGTGATGTCTCCGATGCACTTCCTCGAAGCCGGTGACTTCTGGGCCGCCTTCGCTTCGGCGGAGTTCGTTGGGGAGGGAAGCTTCGGACTTGTGTGGCGTTGCCTCACGGTGGACGGTGACCTTGTCGCGGTGAAGTCGTGCCCCATCATCCTGCGCACCAAGGCCAACATCGAAGACTCCTTCTCCACGATCCGCGAGATCGCCACAATGCGCTTCCTGAGCGAGATGCAGGTGCCCTATGTCCTTCCGCTGCACAGCGCCTTCTTTGTGCacgcgcaggaggcgctgccgccgctggcacaggaggcgctggagtggcgccagcggctgcgcaagcgagccgaagaggcggcgctggaggtggaaGTGCGGTTGCTCGCCCGTGGCGGAAACCGCCGCGCCTCGCACACGGGGGCGGAAGAGGATATCGAGGACGCGCCGCTGACCCTGGAGCAACAAGTCGCCGTGCAGATGGAGCGGCTGACCGCTGCGGAGGGACCAGAGGAACAGGCCACGCGTGCACGGCTGCAGTCGGTCCGTCTGCCACGCTTTCTCTCCATAACCCACGACGACTTGACCCAGAGCGACGCAACGGTGTTTCTCGTGATGGAGCTGTGCGACGGTGACGTGGAGGGCATCtcccgcagcgacggcgtcgcgaAGGGCATGGTGTACTGCGTGAGCTCGGCGCTCGCAGCGATGCACGAGCTGGGgctgctccacctcgacCTCAAGCCCAGCAACATTCTCTTCGCCTACGAGCACGGgccttcgcagcagcggctgcagcgcttcaGCGCGTCGGGCCCCGCGACGGACGCGGTCAAGTTTTACCTTTCCGACTTTGGCAACTGCCGCCTTGTCGGCCCAGACCCCATGGACGAAGTACAGGATTCGTACGGCACCTTCGAATACATGGATttgcgcgcgctgcgtgaCGCCGTGTGTGGACGTCCGACCGACGCCTTCAGCCTCGGTGCCACGCTGTACGAGCTGCTCTACGGAAGGCGGCTGTACCCAAAGTGCGTGGAtccacgctgccgcggcgaggaggaccaCTCACGCGAGTGCTtcgtggaggcggcgagtCAGCCTGTTGTGTTGCCCACGGTCGGGCCTCccacgacagcagcgatggtGACGCCGGTGACAACGATCGGTctcaacgccgctgccgccggacACGCGCGCGGCCCTCATGCAAACGGTGGCACCGGTAGCACCAGCGGCCTCATCTGCAGCGGGCCCGCTCTAACACCTCTGCAGTACCTCACACTGGCGCTACTGCGGAAGCCCTGGGCGGAGCGCATGACCGCGGAGGAGTGCCGCCGCTACCTTGTGCAGACATTCCACATCACCCAAACCGAAGACTCGAGTCCTTGA